The genome window ACAGTTTATAAAAAGTTTTACCCCCCTCCCCCCTTctgtaagaaaacaaaaaagtctTTGTTGTTGCTCTAAACAGAAGAACATTAtttatatgaaaagaaaaattaatggtTTTAACTGTAAAAGAGAAGTAACATTCATGCGTTTTATATTTCGTGATTCATTATGACAAAATAGTCATGCTTCAATAACCGCaaataaaagtatattataattacaGTACGAGCAGCCGAAAACCATTTACAAAGTAAGTTTGAGAAACAATAcctacaaatgaaaatattctccTGTAGCTGATTATATAGTATTTATGAAATATGATGCATCAATAACCTCAAAGATACATAAACTCTTCTTTCTTCCGTGTTCCTTTCTTTCCTTGAAGATACGTGCATGAATAGCGAAAGCACCTTGTGAATATTTTCTATAGACAAATGTTGCTACTTGAACAAATTGTACACTTCTATTTTACCAGACAACctacattttcttattttcactctctttttcattttctttttctctctttctccctttctttaCAACATACCAAATAGCTAGACCATAAATATGAACACATcttttaataatagaaatttgAACTTATATAGTTTATCTCGTTGTAGAAAATTCGCTCCTTAACGGCCCTAAACCAACcccattaatattatttaatagttGTAGTACTCTTGAATATTATTTAGAACTCAGATATGCGACTTTATTTCTTTCAAGTCATAATGAAACTGCTCTCCGTCACCAGTAGCATGGTATTGGTTTTGCTTCtcttcactactagaaaagttATGTTTTACGACGTCATTTCTAAGTCGGTTTTAAAGGACCGTCTTAAAAAAGACCGcaatggcatttttgtaattcgGGATACAAATATTGCAATTTACGTCGCGGGTTCTAAGGCGGTTGCAcaaaaccgccttagaaagtAACTGCCCAAActcgcccccccccccccccccgcgcTCCTTGATTGCTACGCGCTCACATTTCGAACTCAACTCTAGCCCGCAATGCCCTAGGTTAAACCCCAAACACTGTACCCCGCAGTGCCGTCAAACCCCAAACACTGTAGCCCGCAGCCCCTAAATCTCTGTCTCCCTGAAGCAGTGGAGCTCGCACCGCGAAGGCTGTCTTAGGTCGTCGTACAAGTAAGTCATTAAACCCGCTTATTGAATGCTTACATATGTGTTCTTGCTGATGGATTCCAGCTTTTTGAAGTGAATGCACATTGCTTGTTCAGTAAATGGTTCTCTGAAAGTGGCAACCTCACTTCATAATAGTGATATGTAGACTAATCTTTGCTTCCCCAACATGCATATATATCGTGATTGTTTCAGCCCAAAAAGGAAACTAAACTTTGAGCTTTGAACACAGATTTGGTTATTCTCTATATTTGTGTGCTCAGTATGGTGGGAATCTTTTCGTTGGTTACAGGGAGGCCGGGACCTAGTGGATTCGGATCTTCCTCAACTGCTGAATAGGTTACTGAAGGAATTGATGTCAGCAACCTCACTGCAATCATCACAGGTCTATTTTTTGCACTTTGAATTACTATTATTCCTTGTTTTTGACTTGGTTTCATAGTACACACAAGCCTTCAGTGaatacattttatttgttcCTGGTATTCATGTTATTCAAAGTTAAACCTTATGTAACTTATCATCAAGATTTTTAATAGTGACCGTAATTTTGGGGGCAACGTCGAGGTTTGAGTAAAGATATGTGTAACCGCTGAACACCCGTGTCTTCGCTTCTCCTGGTTTTGTTTGCGTTTTTGCGGTCCATCCTGTGAGTGAAATTGGGCACCAACATGTGAGTTATAATGGCAATCACTGCTTGAGGCGGTGATTATGGACCTTATTACTGTGCATGAtccatcaaatttttttttttgtggcacTGAATGCTTGATGGTGGTTTTCTTTAGACTTCCAGAAGTGTCGGAGAGTATCATTTTGTATCCATTAGAGATGGATTTTAATGAGTGTCAATGCATTAATTAGTTTCTATCCTCAATATGTTTAATGTCAATTGTGAGTTTACTAGAATGATGTGTGTCTCTCCTATCGTTTTTGGAAAGTATGTGGTAGAGATTTGGAGGAAAAGAATAATGGATCAAAAGCTCAGACTTAGCTAAGAATCCGAATTAGTGATCCACCTACAATGTGATTGTCACTACTTGTAAGGTTCTAAACTgtaaaataatatgtatattggTGTTTGAGAATTTCTTGCTTCCAGTTGGTTTCACTCTAAGGTGGTTTCAATATCAGATGCTTAGAGATACTAAGAACACTTTTCATCTGCTGATAAtatcctattttgtttttttttcttccctgcTGTTTTCTGTTTGTTTTAATAGGAttccttttccttcttctctgcATTAATAATTTCTTTGGAGAAGTTTTCACTTTGTTCCTACTAAGTATATATGTATATCAGGTTTGGTTCTTGGTCAGCAGATTTAGCAATACATGGTTGGCATGGCTCAATATAATGTAGCAACCAACTactattaaaaatgttataggACAAGCCAGAAATAGTTGTCTTTCAACCTTTAAATTATAACAGaacaaaattaatcatttatctACCAATTAGATTTGCtaatgaaatattaataataaaggtGTTCAATTGATGAGGACAAGGAAGAAAGTAAAATGTGACTAAATCAACTAGCATATCCAACAACCCAGTTTGTTAGGTAGAAGTTCCATTCATAGAACTCTCACAAGATATAGACACTATAATATGTATGCCATGTAGAGAGCAAAATTAGTTCAGATTCAAGGGAACACAAGTCAGAAAGCACATAATGCACAACAAGTAACTAGAGTCAGCAATATGACACAAATTAATACCTCTTTTGAAGATCCAATGTGAGAAGCAGCTGATTTAGCTTACATTCCATGAGTTGCATTTGTTGGAACCCTATCCACCATTCTTAATCCAGACATTGGATTCAAAAGGCAAAACCGAGGAAATAGGCCACAGGTTCTAGTTGTGTAGTTTTCATATTCACTGCAATCATAACTTTCTTCCCCATCAATATCTTGAGTGTAATGTGGCAAAGCTTTTGGCCTATGCTGGTTAATGGGACATGGACTTTCTgtattcacttctttctttctctgcTTTTGTTGTTCTTGTCCAATATGTGCTTTCTTGGAAGCATATTGAGGAGATTCTGATGTCATTGCCTTTGCTGTAAGCAAGAACCTATCAATCATGAAATTGCGACCTTGCTGGTGATCACTTGAGAAACTTCCAAATGGTTGTACCTCTTGTTCATCCCATCCACTGAAGTCACTCACACTACAGCTCATGAAGAATGATTTGGTCCTAGAAAGTGAGTCACGAGCATCTTCATAGGCCTCATCTCCATCATCTGAACCAGAACTTTCTTTCTCCCTAGTTTCCCCTTTTGAATGTTTTGTTGCTTTTTTGTCCAAGGATGCAACACTTTGAGAGTTGGGAAGTGTGCTTCTAGTTCTCGTCTCAGCAAGTGATTGTTGCTTAGTTTTTGATACCCTCCCAAGTGGAAAGTTTGAAGTGAAGGGAGGCTTCTCAAAATCTTGTGTCTGTAATTTGCTTTCATCTTTTGGTCTTCCTGATGCCTTCTCCCACACAAAAGGAACATTTCCAGCATTCTTCTCTGGAACTGAATTTAACTCTGATTTGTAAGCAGGAGGAAGTGGAAGTCTGGCTAATGAGTTGTCACTTTTTCCTTTGTGGTCTGTTTCAGAGGCCAATGTTGATGAGAACCTCCTCACTGATAAAAGTGgttgattcaaatttaattgcttTTCTTCCATTAGATCTTTGAGCATCATGGAATTACCTTCTGTAAAACACCAAAATCAAATTACACAAGGTTAGGTCTCAAACCAATAACATGTTGACAAAACTCTATATGTTGATTTTGTACACTCTAGCTATTCTGTTAGTATGGTAGTCATAGTAGAGCCCTTCTGGCACTAGTACCCTCGGCCTTATCAAACAAAAAACGTTTGGACTGCACAAAAGGCACTTTGTCCTGACACTCTTATATTTGCTACTTATCTTTCTATCTATAATTATATaagcttaaatttatttttatttaagttaacCATTTATCATTTTTGTTCGTGACtaagtttagtttttttttattttaatttctataaatacatttttttttcaattttaagttgtgtcatatatttaatttatttttagtgtatATAAGTTCTGTAAGctataaatacatatttatgGTGTATCCAGGATACATATAAGAAGTCACCATCCCACTTATATAGTAGACATTATTCTTCGCTTGTAATTAGTATACATTTAACTAGGTTTagttaaagtaaaaaatgtttaattcaaaatgtatatatgctaggcagttaattaataaatttcaaggagaagtgtttaataaaattaaagaagatgCATATATGCTAGGCAGTTAGATGATCACTAGGTTGTAGTCATGTCTGCGTGTAAAACAcgatattcatttttattttgagatggTGTAATGTAACTCGAATTTTCTTCCATCAATTTGGATTATAAAACGCATCAATCTTGGGCTAGTTGTGCTCTTTTTTAGATTAGAATTTTGGAATAGtacctttcttttttcttaaaaaaaaaataaacaacttgtCCGGGATTATAATGCCAGCTTGGTCTTTTCAATATCAATGAAATGTGCCATGACTTATTCGGAAAAAATAATACTGGTCAATACGTGATTTAGTATTTACTTCTTTTaacattgttattattatttgcacATATATGGTAACACGCTCATGTTTAAATcttgttaaaaataaagtattgtGTTTGTTTAACATGTTTCTATATTTGCAATAATGTTTTTGTTCAattgtgaattatttattattttaattattccgGTAAGTGGCAACCTTcagtcaattttttatttatttattctggtAACCCTTTTTTATTGAACTTTAAAATATTCTAATAatctttttatataatacttaatttaaacaactaagaaaacatttaaaatatttgttatattaAATTGATGTATGAATTGTCTTTACGAAAGCACATCCTTATCCTGATTGATGTTGGTAGAACACAGTATATGATTCTAAAGGAAGCATGCTAAATTAGATGTTTGAGTGTATTaggggaaagaaaaagaaaaagaaaaattcaagatgTGAAGTAGATTTAGACGGCTTGGCGTCATGGCTTTGATCACGGTCATGGTTTTCGACTTTCGTGGTTTTGGCAACCACTTCCTATGGACTTATgtaaaatataatgatattttagCTTTGCCTTTTATGCTCAGGTTGGTCCAAAAGATATTCAATTTGCATGGACTTATGTAGGATGCATGGCATTTGATCCTATTGTTCAGATTTCGTTCCTAATATCATGTAATTCGGATTGATTTGATTACAAATGATTTTCCTCCTGGTGCATCAACTTCAGCTTACCAGGttcatctctctctttctcaatAGAGTAGGAAAGCCATGTTCCTTGTTGACACATGATAAACGTACACCTTGCTTGGGATGCATGTATGGAGGTAGAAAGAAGACAGatatagagagaaagaaaaaagaaacagagaAACTTACATGTCATAAGTAATGTGTGCATATAATGTGTTTGTTTATGTTTGACTAAACATTGGGACGAAactttaaaattacatttgcaAACAAATAACGATAGGTGCGTGGAATTGAGTCATGAACGAGAAAATAGTAAGATTAAATTCCCATAAAGGAAATTAATATGTGTTTGTTTATGTTTGACTAAACATTGGgatgaaacttaaaaattacatttgcaAACAAATAACGACTCTTGTTTCGTAGTGgagagaaggagaaaaaggATTAGAGTGATAAGTAAATCTTGAGTTTCAATTCCTTATTAACATAACATTTAAAGTTATATAAATTCCTTAtcataaacttaaatttaaatcataaaatgtaattaacatttatattcaaattaatttcaaaattaaatactatGTTAAATTGTATATTACAACAAAGATGATTTATTAtgaatattagtaaaaaaaacacttcattcTTGTCATGACACATATAGTATATAATCttatataaatcaaaatcattttttgtaattatataaTGTTTTGGGTTATCATGTTTTAGGTGCCTAATATCTATCGAATTGATGATTAGTTTTAGTCACAAAacttagttaattatttttaattttatcttctttttcagctatttttatttatgcataAGACTCCATCCaagattttgttgaaaaaatctAAGTCTACTTCCACCATAATAAACTTAACGTTGGTgatctaattttataattatgaataagttttaatttcaattatctatttataataatgaTATGATCTAAATTTATTGTTCtgaacatgaaaaatatattattcgtcacataaaaaaaaacatgtgtaCATGTCATAGAAGAAAGGACCATTAATCCTCTCATTTTCTATCATTTACATGATTAATGCTTATAATATTCACTAACTTGCATAAAGTTGTCCTTGTCCTTCTCTTCACCTTGCTTATGGTTTCTCTCCTTCAATATTCTTTCTCTGCCCatgtaactctttttttttggttctttCTTGGTGGTTGGGCACTAGCTCTGCTTATTCTATCCCTTGCACTATGCTGTCAGAAGTTTTGACCAAAGAACATGCTAGTACATATGtttcttttcttgattttgTTATGAAATTCTTGGACTTATTGTCTTATATTGCTTTTGGATTCATAACAGCGAAGGAAgattgtttttttcaattttcaatcttTGGTCAGATTTTAAATGGTTGAATTAGTGTACATGTGTATCCCATTGGGCTACGTGTTTGATTCCCTTTGGATTTGGACCCTTTGGTCTTGCTCCTTTCAAATGCAATGGTAGTTTCAAATCTGATTGAATTAGTGGCATCTGATCACGTGGTAGTTTCAAATCTTACATTCTTCAACGCTCCTGCATATAGCATTCACCCAGTTTATTGCAAGTATGTTATGTGCTTCTTTAAACATTACTTGAGTTATAGCAATATAGCAACTTTGAAAACAACAAGTGATATTGATTTCGTTATGTATTGCCACACAGCAATGTACATATTCACAATGTTTCAATTCCTGAGAATTTAAAGCAGTTGAGAATAATTACAATTGACGGTGTTCGAGTTTTTGACTTTATCCTCCAAACTATTGGCACCAATTGCAAGTTATTAGGGGAACTTGGTTTAAGCAAATGCATTGGAGTGACCAACAGGGGAATTGTGCACGTAGTATCTGCCTGTGGCTATTTGAAGATGCTTGATTTGATTTGTTGTCGATTCATCTCTCATGCAACAATGTCTACTATAGCAGGCTGTTGTCCAAACCTTGTTTGTCTGAAGCTAGAATGTTGTGATATGGTGACTGAGAATTGTCTTTATCAACTTGGATTAAATTGCTCACTTCTCGAAGAGCTTGATCTTACTGATTGCTCTAGTGTTGATGACATAGGTAAAGTATGGAATCTCTATCTTTAAATAACATATATGTCTTGTTCAAAATTGCAAATGGTTCTGATTAATTTATTTCCAGCTTTCTGTTTCGTGCAGCTCTAAGATATCTATCAAGATTTTCGGAACTTGTAAGATTGAAATTAGGATTATGCACAAACATATCAAACATAGGATTGGCACACATTGCTTGTAACTGCCCAAAAATAATTGAACTTGATCTCTATCGATAATTGAACATTTGAACTTTATAGTCAACGTGGTTAATTGCTTATGATTCAATGAACTTATTAAAGATTTACTAGGTGGCATAAgaatatgaatgaaaaaaaaaatcacaaaatatccACAAACTGATGACTACACCCACTACACGATAATAATGCCTTCCACTAGTTAGGTATGTGCACATAAGTTTTCTTAtagtttattttgttgcaattaaAAATTTGACTTCTTGTTCTTGTAGCCCCCAAGGTATTCTGCTTATCGACTCATgtttatatacaaataaatgAAGTTGCggtaagaataattaatttatttaagtgagattggatttaatttttttaaaaagtgtttagaatttaaattttgtgaattaaaaaatataattagaagaaatttttttattaaaaataatcaagtattatttaataaaaattaattataatcaataaAACTTTATAGATATTTCATACTAATAACATGATTGAGTTATGTTCAATGAATTGAattgttttgaatttaatattgttAATAGCTAAAATTGTTACATACATATATGCATGAAGCTTAGAAATTCTATTgtattgtaatatatatatatatatagttaaatgattttttcacTTGTCATATGTACttaaatgattatataattattgGAAATGACGATGATACTTTTGGTTGGCATAATGTGTGTATAACCGTCGTATGATTTAAAgattgcaacaacaaaaaattgcaacaaaaaaatttggaaaaagaaaccccaaaaaaaattgatatactAAGACGGTTCTAGATATAACAGTCTTAGTAAAGTCTGTATACTACGACGGTTATTAATCAACCGTCATAAAATAGTTatacatactaagacggttatagTTAGAACCGTCCAAATATGTAGTCTTGAAACATGAGCATTTATGACAGTTACTCGATGAATGTCATAAAAGCCCATAACATATTAAGACGATTGTCAAAAACCGTTGTAAAAAAAGCGCACATATAAAGACGATTCTGTCATAATCATCATTGTttacctttaaaaaaattatgatttttaagacggttattgcCCACAACCGTCGTAAATATTAATGGTCATTCGAATACGGTTACTAGAGAACTGTCGTAGAAAAGCCCTCATATAAAGACGGTTCCCGCGACCATCATAAATGTCATTTTACCTTTTACGATGCTTCATATTACGACAGTTAAAAACCGTCGTTAAATGTTATGTACAACCGacttagaatgtgttttttCTGTAGTGCTTATTGCAAGCATATGCATGCTGAAAATACATACACTCTATTCTTCTAAGCTCAAGTAGTTTTCTATTCACAACTTTAATAACGGTCTACAATATGTCTTCTTTCGTTCTAATTAGTTTTAACATGCATGGGGAATTCATCAACGATAGAAAACAACTCAAGAAATTGATTGGAATTTGCTTGAACTTATATATATCTTACCAAAGAAATAGAATGAGACCAAGGATTATTATATTTAGTAGATCTAGGTAATATTTTACCttgtcttttaatttatatcaaaagtttctttatttgTTGTCAATAGAGGTTGGTGTGATGGGAAAGGAATGAACTTGTATCCCAAGAAGAATATGGGTTTAATTCTTGCTCTGGTTCCAAAGTTCTTATTAGTGGGTAATAtgtaaatacttttataaatatattttgagtcTTAAAGTTTGTCCTAACTTTGGTAAATTGGATTTAACTTACTTAAAtttttcagcaaaaaaaaagtttatttatttttaaaagataaaaaaataagtttttaatctAAGGTTAAAGTTGTTccataattttataaacttttaaatttcaaaattacttttaagttaaaatttattaattaaataatatattattagattttgggatttgaaatatgtaaaaattaacttttttaaaaatgttcaaTTCCTTGTCCTGaagttttattcataaaaaactatttcttaaaaattgtttggttcaactacttttttaagaaaaaaaaattaaaaataaattagatcaAACCCTTTCTTAGTCCAAGACTCTAAGGAGGCGTTTGTTTGAAGTTCTAAAAAAGATTTCCAAGAATACAGACTTGAGAATATcacattttcatgtttgttttaagttttgtgaaaatattttcaaaaataattaattctcaggcatataaaatatacatatttttgtttcttcttattCTCATGCAAGAGGTGGGTGTCTTTGATTCCTGAAATGGTAGTTATTTTCTAAGTAACTACCTATCCCCACTTCTATGCATTTCAGGCGCAAAATAGGAGCCAACAAATAAGTAGCCATGCTCTGATAGCTTTTTTCTTTgaagttataatatatttatatttgtagtGTATTTATATGCTTTGTAATGATAACTTAATTGCGGATTATTTGCTTTGTGTGTTTTA of Glycine soja cultivar W05 chromosome 1, ASM419377v2, whole genome shotgun sequence contains these proteins:
- the LOC114406763 gene encoding uncharacterized protein LOC114406763; this encodes MMLKDLMEEKQLNLNQPLLSVRRFSSTLASETDHKGKSDNSLARLPLPPAYKSELNSVPEKNAGNVPFVWEKASGRPKDESKLQTQDFEKPPFTSNFPLGRVSKTKQQSLAETRTRSTLPNSQSVASLDKKATKHSKGETREKESSGSDDGDEAYEDARDSLSRTKSFFMSCSVSDFSGWDEQEVQPFGSFSSDHQQGRNFMIDRFLLTAKAMTSESPQYASKKAHIGQEQQKQRKKEVNTESPCPINQHRPKALPHYTQDIDGEESYDCSEYENYTTRTCGLFPRFCLLNPMSGLRMVDRVPTNATHGM